One segment of Natronosalvus halobius DNA contains the following:
- a CDS encoding NUDIX domain-containing protein, whose protein sequence is MREDGFRDSGDPESDRRGVGNPATADGSTTADDPIDVDVDADSDAPGTDDHVHADASVRGLIETDGTYLLLKHDMPSGPIWGVPGGRARIGEDPRDALVREVYEETRLEVDVGDPLEAFAYTWADGKQGTVSVVFECAVVGGTVDIEANPNDDEPISEYAWLESTALDEVPMESELRRLLERHAN, encoded by the coding sequence ATGCGAGAGGACGGTTTCCGTGATTCAGGTGACCCCGAAAGCGACCGCCGCGGCGTCGGCAACCCTGCTACCGCTGACGGCTCTACGACTGCTGACGACCCCATCGACGTCGACGTCGATGCTGATAGCGACGCTCCTGGCACCGACGATCACGTCCACGCGGACGCTTCAGTCCGCGGCCTGATCGAGACCGACGGCACCTACCTACTCCTGAAACACGACATGCCGAGCGGGCCGATCTGGGGCGTCCCCGGCGGCCGAGCACGAATCGGCGAGGACCCGCGAGATGCCCTCGTACGCGAGGTGTACGAGGAGACGCGCCTCGAGGTCGACGTCGGCGACCCGCTCGAGGCGTTCGCCTACACCTGGGCCGACGGCAAACAGGGCACCGTTTCCGTGGTCTTCGAGTGTGCAGTAGTCGGTGGGACGGTAGACATCGAGGCGAACCCGAACGACGACGAGCCCATATCCGAGTACGCCTGGCTCGAGTCCACAGCACTGGACGAGGTGCCGATGGAATCCGAACTCCGGCGACTCCTCGAGCGTCACGCGAACTGA
- a CDS encoding NADH-quinone oxidoreductase subunit N, translating into MVNALVPAEWLALAPTLVLALTAMVLFVFDSISPRSTNRPALAGIAVTGAIVSLAIAVWFAVAGTGSENADAGYDLWFVVGESQAGAGAIDLFGGQMVVDQMALFFMIVVAVVTAMVAIASYDYMAGHAYQAEYYSLLLLAATGMSTMAAANSLVTIFLALELASLPSYALVSILKTNRGSVEAGLKYFLIGAFSSAIFVFGISLVYGVTGHLQLEAIADVITGEAEPGSGHDVSEMGGLLGLGLLMLIGGFAYKTASVPFHFWAPEAYEGAPAPISAFLSSASKAAGFVILFRVFTTAFPLEATAEIIGLEWTHAFIILAIVTMTVGNFAAATQQNVKRMLAYSSVGHAGYALIGLAGLTVDGGELVLGAAMMHLLVYGFMNTGAFLFVALAEYWGVGRTFEDYNGLAARAPVACAALAVFMFSLAGIPPFGGFWSKYFLFTGSLEAASANPAMLIVAAALVINSALSLYYYSRLVKAVWIDDPVSGVDRDFGGSPTGLYAAIVFAAVMTLVLLPGFGPVADLAIDAASAVVVS; encoded by the coding sequence ATGGTTAACGCACTCGTGCCGGCGGAGTGGCTCGCACTCGCACCGACGCTCGTGCTGGCCCTGACCGCCATGGTATTGTTCGTCTTCGACAGCATCAGCCCACGGTCGACGAACCGCCCGGCGCTTGCTGGCATCGCCGTTACCGGCGCAATTGTCTCCCTCGCCATCGCGGTCTGGTTCGCCGTCGCGGGAACCGGTTCCGAGAACGCCGACGCCGGCTACGATCTCTGGTTCGTCGTCGGCGAGTCCCAGGCCGGCGCCGGCGCCATCGACCTCTTCGGCGGCCAGATGGTCGTCGACCAGATGGCACTGTTCTTCATGATCGTTGTCGCCGTCGTCACCGCGATGGTAGCGATCGCGAGCTACGACTACATGGCCGGACACGCCTACCAGGCCGAGTACTACTCGCTGCTCTTGCTCGCGGCAACCGGGATGTCGACGATGGCCGCGGCGAACAGCCTCGTCACCATCTTTCTCGCCCTCGAGCTGGCGAGTCTCCCCTCCTACGCGCTCGTATCCATCCTCAAGACCAACCGCGGGAGCGTCGAGGCCGGTCTGAAGTACTTCCTGATCGGCGCGTTCTCCTCGGCCATCTTCGTCTTCGGGATCAGCCTCGTTTACGGCGTCACCGGCCACCTGCAACTCGAGGCCATCGCGGACGTCATCACGGGCGAGGCCGAGCCGGGGTCGGGCCACGACGTCTCCGAGATGGGGGGCCTGCTCGGACTCGGGCTCTTGATGCTCATCGGCGGCTTCGCGTACAAGACCGCGAGCGTGCCGTTTCACTTCTGGGCGCCGGAAGCCTACGAGGGGGCGCCGGCACCGATCTCGGCGTTCCTCTCTTCGGCCTCGAAGGCCGCCGGCTTCGTGATCCTCTTTCGCGTGTTCACGACGGCGTTCCCGCTCGAGGCGACGGCCGAGATCATCGGCCTCGAGTGGACCCACGCGTTCATCATCCTGGCCATCGTCACGATGACGGTCGGGAACTTCGCGGCGGCCACCCAGCAGAACGTCAAGCGGATGCTCGCGTACTCCTCGGTCGGACACGCGGGCTACGCGCTGATCGGGCTGGCGGGGCTCACCGTCGACGGCGGCGAACTCGTGCTCGGCGCCGCGATGATGCACCTGCTGGTCTACGGCTTCATGAACACCGGCGCGTTCCTGTTCGTCGCCCTGGCGGAGTACTGGGGCGTCGGCCGGACGTTCGAGGACTACAACGGCCTCGCAGCCCGGGCGCCCGTCGCCTGTGCCGCCCTGGCCGTGTTCATGTTCAGCCTCGCCGGTATTCCGCCGTTCGGTGGCTTCTGGAGCAAGTACTTCCTGTTCACGGGATCCCTCGAGGCGGCGTCGGCCAACCCCGCGATGTTGATCGTCGCGGCTGCACTGGTGATCAACAGCGCGCTGTCGCTGTACTACTACTCGCGGCTCGTGAAGGCCGTCTGGATCGACGACCCCGTTTCGGGCGTCGACCGGGACTTCGGTGGCTCGCCGACGGGACTGTACGCGGCCATCGTCTTCGCGGCCGTGATGACGCTCGTCCTGTTGCCCGGTTTCGGGCCGGTCGCGGACCTCGCGATCGACGCGGCGAGCGCGGTCGTCGTCTCCTGA
- a CDS encoding C2H2-type zinc finger protein, with protein MSDEHECNLCGSTFDSEEELQTHNQEEHRDEM; from the coding sequence ATGTCAGACGAACACGAGTGCAACCTCTGTGGATCCACGTTCGACTCAGAAGAAGAATTACAGACGCACAACCAGGAGGAACACCGGGACGAGATGTAA
- a CDS encoding winged helix-turn-helix domain-containing protein — protein sequence MSHDAHAPDPSTADASVESTEWDRLRLITQPTRAALLSDILGHPKESLSVREFDYRNPDVKRSTIEYHLQELVEAGVVEKITLPKGERKRDLPSTFYGLTHEGYDLLERHGLLEEQPVWKAVDERLEKPPEIRAAEELERHTDDA from the coding sequence ATGTCCCACGACGCCCACGCACCCGACCCGTCGACAGCGGACGCAAGTGTTGAGAGTACGGAGTGGGACCGCTTGCGGCTCATCACCCAACCGACGCGAGCGGCGCTGCTCAGCGACATCCTCGGTCACCCGAAGGAGTCCCTCAGCGTTCGCGAGTTCGACTACCGCAATCCGGACGTCAAACGGAGTACCATCGAGTACCACCTCCAGGAGCTGGTCGAGGCCGGCGTCGTCGAGAAGATCACGCTCCCGAAAGGCGAGCGGAAACGGGACCTCCCGTCGACGTTCTACGGGTTGACTCACGAGGGCTACGATTTGCTCGAGCGCCACGGCCTCCTCGAGGAGCAACCGGTCTGGAAGGCGGTCGACGAACGGCTCGAGAAGCCACCCGAGATTCGGGCGGCGGAGGAACTCGAGCGACACACGGACGACGCGTAG
- a CDS encoding 3-hydroxyacyl-CoA dehydrogenase/enoyl-CoA hydratase family protein, with product MELEDINTIAVLGAGNMGHGIAEVAALAGYDVNLRDINEEFVQDGYDQIEWSLGKLAENDQITDEVSDDTLERITPLVDVEESVADADVVIEAVPEKMGIKKDVYGEVEQYAPDRAIFATNTSSLSITELSEVTNRADQFCGMHFFNPPIRMPLVEVISGAHTSDETLDVIEALAEDVDKSPVRVHKDSPGFIVNRVLVPLMNEAAWMVYEDEATVAEVDSTAKFDMGLPMGLFELTDQVGLDVGLHVQEYMHETLGEAYAPCPMTEEKVEAEELGKKTGKGVYDYEDGEGVQIPTDEGKEWIADRLLAVMADEVAQLIDGDVAGPDAIDEAMKLGAGFPDGPAKMSDQRGLADLFEALEDAYDESGAARHEPSDALREFADEGGFYGPDEEGDGELEFETIRLEYPGNMVGHVVIDRPHRMNTISSELLSELSEAIDVLGDDDEVRAILITGEGEKAFSAGADVQSMAAGGADPLGAVELSKQGQDTFGKLESCDMPVVAGIDGYCLGGGMELATCADIRIASERSELGQPELNLGLIPGWGGTQRLKHIVGEGRAKEIILTADRYEAKTMEAYGFVNEVVGNEELLDEALALAEKLAGGPPIAQRFTKRAMLAGRDDTDAGLELEAAAFGHLMATDDLMTGITAFMSGDDAEFEGK from the coding sequence ATGGAACTGGAGGATATCAACACCATCGCAGTTCTCGGTGCGGGGAACATGGGCCACGGGATCGCCGAAGTGGCCGCACTCGCGGGATACGACGTGAACCTGCGCGACATCAACGAGGAGTTCGTCCAGGACGGCTACGACCAGATCGAGTGGTCACTGGGCAAATTGGCCGAAAACGACCAGATCACAGACGAGGTCTCCGACGATACCCTCGAGCGGATCACGCCGCTGGTCGACGTGGAGGAGTCGGTCGCCGACGCCGACGTCGTCATCGAGGCCGTTCCCGAGAAGATGGGCATCAAGAAGGATGTCTACGGCGAGGTCGAACAGTACGCGCCCGACCGCGCCATCTTCGCGACGAACACCTCCTCGCTGTCGATCACCGAGCTCTCGGAGGTAACCAACCGGGCCGACCAGTTCTGCGGGATGCACTTCTTCAACCCGCCGATCCGCATGCCGCTGGTGGAGGTCATCTCCGGGGCTCACACTTCCGACGAAACGCTCGACGTGATCGAGGCGCTCGCCGAGGACGTCGACAAATCGCCCGTCCGGGTGCACAAGGACAGTCCCGGCTTCATCGTGAACCGCGTGCTCGTCCCGCTGATGAACGAGGCGGCCTGGATGGTCTACGAGGACGAGGCCACCGTCGCCGAGGTCGACTCGACCGCGAAGTTCGACATGGGGCTCCCGATGGGCCTGTTCGAACTCACCGACCAGGTGGGTCTCGACGTCGGCCTGCACGTCCAGGAGTACATGCACGAGACCCTCGGCGAGGCGTACGCCCCGTGTCCGATGACCGAGGAGAAAGTCGAGGCCGAGGAACTCGGGAAGAAGACCGGAAAGGGCGTCTACGACTACGAAGACGGCGAGGGCGTCCAGATCCCGACCGACGAGGGGAAGGAGTGGATCGCCGACCGCTTGCTCGCCGTGATGGCCGACGAGGTCGCACAGTTGATCGACGGCGACGTGGCCGGCCCAGACGCCATCGACGAGGCGATGAAACTCGGCGCAGGCTTCCCGGACGGCCCGGCGAAGATGAGCGACCAGCGCGGCCTCGCCGACCTGTTCGAGGCACTCGAGGACGCCTACGACGAGAGCGGTGCGGCGCGACACGAGCCTTCGGACGCCCTCCGGGAGTTCGCGGACGAGGGGGGCTTTTACGGGCCCGACGAGGAGGGCGACGGTGAACTCGAGTTCGAGACCATCCGGCTCGAGTACCCTGGCAACATGGTCGGCCACGTGGTCATCGACCGCCCCCACCGGATGAACACGATCAGTTCGGAACTCCTCTCGGAACTGAGCGAGGCCATCGACGTCCTCGGGGACGACGACGAGGTACGGGCGATCCTCATTACCGGCGAGGGCGAGAAGGCCTTCTCCGCAGGTGCTGACGTCCAGAGTATGGCTGCGGGCGGGGCCGACCCCCTCGGCGCCGTCGAACTCTCGAAACAGGGCCAGGATACCTTCGGCAAACTCGAGTCGTGTGACATGCCCGTCGTCGCCGGCATCGACGGCTACTGTCTCGGCGGCGGGATGGAACTAGCGACCTGTGCCGATATCCGGATCGCCTCCGAGCGCTCCGAACTCGGTCAGCCAGAACTCAACCTCGGGTTGATCCCCGGCTGGGGCGGCACCCAGCGCCTCAAGCACATCGTCGGCGAGGGCCGCGCGAAGGAGATCATCCTCACGGCCGACCGCTATGAGGCAAAGACGATGGAAGCGTACGGCTTCGTCAACGAGGTCGTCGGCAACGAGGAGTTGCTGGACGAGGCCCTCGCACTCGCCGAGAAACTCGCCGGTGGCCCGCCGATCGCCCAGCGCTTCACGAAGCGTGCGATGCTCGCCGGCCGCGACGACACCGACGCGGGACTCGAACTCGAGGCCGCAGCGTTCGGTCACCTGATGGCTACCGACGATCTCATGACGGGGATCACGGCGTTCATGAGCGGCGACGACGCGGAGTTCGAAGGCAAGTAA
- a CDS encoding DHH family phosphoesterase, which produces MISRLVLGCGDVGQRVVERLPDSAPPPLRSTAGSATRTRDREKLFVVSRDADVVETLREENVRARQGEPSDRSLLEGLELEFESGSPDLVFVAGDDSRENRRTLEIARAVFPNAIFVAYVGESESEADRRADRRVIGRQATHVVDSIETVVEWVAERTVSQGAQKAIELRAHLSQITGTLAVIAHDNPDPDAIASAVALAKIAESVGVDAEACYYGEISHQENRAMVNLLELDLRTLEPTDSLEAYDAFALVDHSRPGVNDQLPADLPIDIVIDHHPPRGPVPGEFYDLRQCVGATSTVLTEYLEYFGIDVDSQIATALLYGIRVDTRDFTREISPPDFEAAATLWDAVDFATLRKIEYPTVEGDTLDTVARAIKNRVQRGTVVAASAGRITDRDALPQAADQLLAMDGVDTTLVFGFRDEMVFVSARSRGNDLDLGETLRDAFDQIGSAGGHADMAGAQLEMGVLGDMEESTERESILNIVEEVITDRFFEAVDTQPGTPVGIYSQTSEMLFGSTAILDEQIEADAEHDG; this is translated from the coding sequence ATGATCTCCCGGCTCGTCCTCGGATGTGGGGACGTCGGACAACGCGTCGTCGAGCGGCTGCCGGACTCGGCACCGCCACCCCTTCGATCGACCGCCGGCTCCGCCACGAGGACGCGCGATCGCGAGAAGTTGTTCGTCGTCTCGAGGGACGCCGATGTCGTCGAGACGCTCCGGGAGGAAAACGTACGGGCTCGGCAGGGCGAACCATCGGACCGGTCGCTTCTCGAAGGTCTCGAACTGGAGTTCGAATCCGGCTCGCCGGACCTCGTGTTCGTCGCCGGCGACGACAGCCGGGAGAACCGGCGGACGCTCGAAATCGCACGAGCGGTGTTTCCCAACGCGATATTCGTGGCGTACGTGGGAGAGAGCGAGTCCGAAGCGGACCGCCGGGCCGACAGACGGGTCATCGGGCGCCAGGCGACCCACGTCGTCGATTCGATCGAAACCGTCGTCGAGTGGGTCGCCGAGCGAACGGTCTCCCAAGGGGCCCAGAAGGCGATCGAACTGCGGGCACACCTCTCTCAAATCACGGGGACGCTCGCCGTCATCGCACACGATAACCCCGACCCGGACGCCATCGCGAGCGCCGTCGCGCTGGCCAAGATCGCCGAGAGCGTCGGCGTCGACGCCGAGGCGTGTTACTACGGCGAAATCTCCCACCAGGAGAACCGGGCGATGGTCAACCTGCTGGAGCTCGATCTTCGAACGCTCGAGCCAACGGACTCCCTGGAGGCGTACGACGCGTTCGCGCTCGTCGACCACTCCCGACCTGGCGTGAACGACCAGCTCCCGGCGGATCTCCCGATCGACATCGTGATCGACCACCACCCGCCCCGAGGCCCGGTTCCGGGGGAGTTCTACGACCTCCGTCAGTGCGTCGGTGCGACGAGCACGGTCCTCACCGAGTACCTCGAGTACTTCGGGATCGACGTCGACAGCCAGATCGCGACGGCGTTGCTCTACGGGATTCGCGTCGATACCAGGGACTTCACCCGGGAAATCTCACCACCCGACTTCGAGGCCGCTGCGACGCTCTGGGACGCCGTCGACTTCGCGACGCTCCGAAAGATCGAGTACCCGACCGTCGAGGGCGACACCCTCGATACCGTCGCGCGAGCGATCAAGAACCGCGTCCAGCGTGGAACCGTGGTCGCCGCCAGCGCCGGACGCATCACCGACCGCGACGCGCTACCCCAGGCAGCCGACCAACTGCTCGCGATGGACGGCGTCGACACGACCCTGGTCTTTGGCTTTCGCGACGAGATGGTGTTCGTCTCGGCTCGTTCACGCGGGAACGACCTCGATCTCGGGGAGACGCTTCGCGACGCGTTCGATCAGATCGGAAGCGCCGGCGGGCACGCCGACATGGCCGGAGCCCAACTCGAGATGGGCGTCCTCGGCGACATGGAAGAGAGCACCGAGCGCGAGTCCATCCTGAACATCGTCGAGGAAGTCATCACCGACCGCTTCTTCGAGGCGGTCGATACCCAGCCGGGGACCCCCGTCGGCATCTACAGCCAGACCAGCGAGATGCTGTTCGGTTCGACCGCCATCCTGGACGAGCAGATCGAGGCCGACGCCGAACACGACGGGTGA
- a CDS encoding acyl-CoA dehydrogenase family protein has translation MDFGLTDEQQQIREEVRRFAENEVKPVATEYDVEEKYPHDVVEKAAEMGLTGAYIPMEYGGAGYSILDTAIITEELFAVDPGIALSIVATSFGCEAIMNFGTEEQKEEFLEPVALGEAVSGAAISEPDTGSDVSSVSTRAEKDGDEWVINGNKMWITNGTVADFLVVLTKTNPDAEGRYNGFSQFIVETDRDGVSTEKITGKLGIRASDTAEVILDDVRVPEENLVGTKDAAFLQQMQFFDETRTAVAAQGVGIAKGATEAALEYAQDREQFGKSISEFQAIQHKLADMATKTEAARNLTYKAAWNVDQGEDITQLASMAKEYASRVAVDVADEAVQIHGGAGYVNDFPVERLYRDAKITQIYEGTTEIQKNIIAREMLGKGF, from the coding sequence ATGGATTTCGGACTCACCGACGAACAACAACAGATCCGCGAGGAAGTCAGGCGCTTCGCCGAAAACGAGGTCAAACCGGTCGCGACCGAGTACGACGTCGAGGAGAAGTATCCCCACGACGTCGTCGAGAAGGCCGCCGAGATGGGGCTGACCGGCGCCTACATCCCGATGGAGTACGGCGGCGCGGGCTACTCGATCCTGGACACCGCCATCATCACCGAGGAACTGTTCGCCGTCGATCCCGGCATCGCGCTCTCGATCGTCGCCACCTCCTTTGGCTGTGAGGCGATCATGAACTTCGGGACCGAAGAACAGAAAGAAGAGTTCCTGGAGCCTGTTGCGCTGGGTGAAGCGGTTTCGGGCGCCGCGATTTCGGAACCCGACACCGGTTCGGACGTCTCCTCCGTCTCCACGCGCGCCGAGAAGGACGGCGACGAGTGGGTCATCAACGGCAACAAGATGTGGATCACCAACGGCACGGTCGCCGACTTCCTCGTCGTCCTTACGAAGACGAACCCCGACGCCGAGGGCCGCTACAACGGCTTCAGCCAGTTTATCGTCGAGACCGACCGCGATGGCGTCTCGACCGAGAAGATCACCGGCAAACTCGGCATTCGAGCGTCGGACACCGCAGAAGTGATCCTGGACGACGTGCGCGTCCCCGAAGAGAACCTGGTCGGCACGAAAGACGCCGCTTTCCTCCAGCAGATGCAGTTCTTCGACGAGACTCGCACCGCCGTCGCGGCACAGGGCGTTGGCATCGCCAAAGGGGCCACCGAGGCTGCCCTCGAGTACGCCCAGGATCGCGAGCAGTTCGGTAAGTCCATCTCAGAGTTCCAGGCTATTCAGCACAAGCTCGCCGATATGGCGACCAAGACCGAGGCCGCCCGCAACCTGACCTACAAGGCCGCCTGGAACGTCGACCAGGGCGAGGACATCACGCAGCTGGCCTCGATGGCCAAGGAGTACGCCTCTCGCGTCGCCGTCGACGTCGCCGACGAGGCCGTCCAGATCCACGGTGGGGCTGGCTACGTCAACGACTTCCCCGTCGAACGGCTCTACCGCGACGCGAAGATCACCCAGATCTACGAGGGCACGACGGAGATACAGAAGAACATCATCGCCCGCGAGATGCTCGGGAAAGGGTTCTAA
- a CDS encoding helix-turn-helix domain-containing protein: MREFVFALEYDPGTNPVADVLADHPDTRIRSLSCHVTPDSLWRVDHATGPTEALETLEAAYQDAAYFADCLVRDDCGASCETQILDRASDTRIVYTFWERTDECTSVPHLALEHFGPGILFETDREGRRHRWRIVLGDEAPIHDFFDALDAEVGECTGIEMLRLTDVDPDRSLEAGPDDGLGLSNDQLEALRAAVEAGYYETPRAVELSELAEVLEIPRSTLSYRLRRAEAALAQSVVASDDSLEAVLSAR, from the coding sequence ATGAGAGAGTTCGTCTTCGCCCTCGAGTACGACCCCGGGACCAACCCCGTAGCGGACGTACTCGCGGATCACCCCGACACGCGGATTCGGTCGCTGTCGTGTCACGTCACCCCCGACAGCCTCTGGCGGGTCGACCACGCGACCGGCCCGACCGAGGCCCTCGAGACCCTCGAGGCCGCCTACCAGGACGCCGCCTACTTCGCGGACTGCCTCGTCAGGGACGACTGCGGAGCCTCCTGTGAGACCCAGATCCTGGATCGAGCGAGCGACACGCGCATCGTCTACACGTTCTGGGAGCGGACGGACGAGTGCACATCGGTTCCCCACCTGGCGCTCGAGCACTTCGGGCCCGGGATACTGTTCGAAACCGACCGAGAGGGGCGACGTCACCGCTGGCGGATCGTCCTCGGCGACGAGGCACCCATCCACGACTTCTTCGATGCGCTCGACGCCGAGGTCGGCGAGTGTACGGGGATCGAGATGCTGCGCCTGACCGATGTGGATCCCGACCGCTCGCTCGAGGCCGGCCCCGACGACGGGCTGGGACTGTCGAACGACCAACTCGAGGCCCTCAGGGCGGCGGTCGAGGCCGGGTATTACGAGACCCCCCGCGCCGTCGAACTGTCGGAACTGGCCGAGGTCCTCGAGATTCCGCGGTCGACGCTCTCCTATCGCCTCCGTCGGGCCGAGGCCGCCCTCGCGCAGTCGGTGGTCGCGAGCGACGACTCCCTCGAAGCCGTGTTGTCGGCTCGATAG
- a CDS encoding CBS pair associated ParBc domain-containing protein — translation MDIVTDSKPRVKDYMTRDVVTVSPDQTVASVAERIAESEEHSGFPVCDRRRVEGFVSARDLLLADDDAPIFRVMSRELIVAHPDMKVIDAARVILRSGIQKLPVVDDAGNLVGIIANADVIRSQIERATPEKVGKLMRTLENIHEVELRQERRMITLSDLTPTQGRVYADELEGRKYELERGLAEPLVVIDNAGELLLADGHHRVMAADRIDLEEMDAYVIVVDQRLALGMAETAKKEGLESICDIEVVDYARHPLVETTKRLQSSEQ, via the coding sequence ATGGACATCGTCACCGACAGCAAACCCCGTGTGAAGGACTACATGACGCGAGACGTGGTGACGGTCTCGCCCGACCAGACGGTGGCCTCGGTCGCCGAACGGATCGCCGAGAGCGAAGAACACAGCGGCTTTCCCGTCTGTGATCGCCGTCGAGTCGAGGGATTCGTGAGCGCGCGCGACCTCCTGCTCGCCGACGACGACGCGCCGATCTTCCGGGTAATGTCTCGCGAGTTGATCGTCGCTCACCCCGACATGAAAGTGATCGATGCGGCCAGAGTGATCCTCCGGTCGGGGATCCAGAAGCTCCCAGTCGTCGACGACGCCGGCAATCTCGTAGGGATCATCGCGAACGCCGACGTTATTCGGAGCCAGATCGAACGCGCGACTCCCGAGAAGGTCGGCAAGCTTATGCGGACCCTCGAGAACATTCACGAAGTCGAGTTGCGCCAGGAGCGCCGGATGATCACGCTGTCCGACCTGACGCCGACCCAGGGCCGGGTCTACGCGGACGAACTCGAGGGACGAAAGTACGAACTCGAGCGTGGGCTGGCCGAACCCCTCGTCGTAATCGACAACGCCGGCGAGTTGTTGCTCGCCGATGGCCACCACCGGGTGATGGCCGCCGATCGAATCGACCTCGAAGAGATGGATGCCTACGTGATCGTGGTCGATCAGCGCCTCGCGCTGGGAATGGCTGAGACGGCGAAAAAGGAGGGTCTCGAATCCATCTGCGACATCGAAGTGGTCGATTACGCGAGACATCCGCTGGTGGAGACGACCAAGCGATTGCAGTCGAGCGAGCAGTGA